A region of the Euwallacea similis isolate ESF13 chromosome 10, ESF131.1, whole genome shotgun sequence genome:
GTGCTGAACGGTATCGAAGAAGATAGAAGTCATTCCAGAGCCACATATGGCGCTGGTGCGCACGAAGTCTATGCATCTTCTATTGGAGATTCTTGGGTCGTCGTCAGGGACGTCCATAGGGTAGCAAGGCGCGGCGTATGCACACGACTTCTTACAGTCAATTCCATCCCAACTTTCTGAGCTGACGCTGGGCAATGCATGGTCCAAGTCGTGGTCTAGAAACTGGCCCCATTGCATTACCATGTGAGTAATCTCTTCGTCGGGGGTGATGGTTTTGGTGGAAATCAACGCTGTAGATACCTACATACGAtagtttttagttaaaaaataattattcagaTGGTTTATTTACCTTTCTGGAAGCTGGCTTTCGATATCCATTGTAAAGTCTCTCCTTCTCCCAGCCTATGGGTTTCCCGAAGCCGTCTTCGTAGATGGGTTTAAGTACCCTTCGGAAGGCAGTCAAACTGGAGCCCCAAGTGGGGTGTTGCAGATTGTTGCACCGCCCATCGATGCTGCGATACTTCGAATGAAAACACATGTCAGTGCAGTTTATGGTCTTCCTATGGGCGGTGCAACCTGCAATGTTCTTGTTGTgattgaaataaaagtttacaTAAATGATGTGATAAAGAGTTAAGGCAGAGTATAGGGTGTCCTAAATTCAAGGCCCAGCATTGTGATCTCACAAATCGTAAGTTAATTAAAAGTGAAGCCAGAAAAgaataaattcgaaaatccaaattttgtAATGTCATATGAAGAATGTGGCACTCTGGCGTTTAAACCAGTATCGACAATACATTATATCGTAAGAAATACTCTCTTACGATTTGCGATAACAATGATGTGCAGTACCTGACAGACGAGCCACTAAATCAAGCTTTTCTGGTGATAAAATCTCATGGTAATCGAACTCTTTAGTGTTATTCATGCTGAGCCGAATTTTGCCAATGTGCTTTCTTATATTGACCAACGTTCTCTCGTAAACTTCAGCGGCCCTGGCCAGTTCTCGGGCAGGAGCATTTGGGTACctaataattctaaatagCTCCGAAGCACTCGGGTTTTTGTTATGCAGAAAATTCTCAATGGTGTTATTTATGGCCTTATCAATCTCCCTGGAGGCTTCGGCAAaggcaattttgatgaatttatcTCCGGTGTTGGCGATTCCTCCCGTGGGTAGAGTCGGATCTGCCCTTACTGTTACATAGCCAGAGGCCGACACTCTACCATACTCATTGTTGGCCAGGCACTCGTATCTGCCCTGATCCTCTGCAGAAACCTGCAGTCACCATTCGAATAAATAACAGTCACTCAAGAGGATTTTATTAGTTACTTTGTAGATGTACAAATTCCCAGTTAGACCCACTTTGAATCTTCCCGTGCGCTGCATACGTGCCCCATCCTTCTGCCACGTAATCCCCGGATTGGGATCTCCAGAAGCCTTGCAAGGTAACTCTATGGTGCTTCCCACCAAGGCCTCAATATTATAAGGCTTGTACACTAATTTAGGCGGCCGGGAGTCAAATTTTGACACCTTAACTTTGACACTGACCTCACGGGAACCCAACTCATTTCGGGCTTCACAGATGTACAGGCCTGAATCGAGTTCCTCTGAGTTTTTCACTTCCAACAAGCTACGGTCACTGTTGTAGAATACCCGCTCATCGTTAGAAAGAACCTAAAATAAGCTTCATCATTAAATTTCTGGATGTACAGAACTTCAAGTAACCTCCAAGTCATCCTTGAACCATGTAATCACAGGTTGTGGGGTACCGGAAACAACGCATTGAAGTTTTATACTGGCACCGGCGACTATGTCCACACTCTCGGGCTGCACAGTGAAAACTGGAGCTACTTTAATGAGGATATCGGCTTCAGCATAAACTCTTTCATTGTGGTTAGAGGCTTCGCATCTGTAGGTGCCATGATCCGAACCCTCCACGTTCAGTATCCGTAAGGAACCATTAGGAAGGAACTGATGTTTTGCAGATGCAGCCAGTTGTCTTCCGTTATGGGACCATATGATAGTAGGGGCTGGGTACCCTACAGCCCGACATTCTAGCAGTACTTCTTGGGTGCCTGGGGTTACCGATTGAGTGTGGGGGGATGTAGCCAGTCTTAGAGTATCTGATgaggtttatttattattttactgttTCAGAGATTGTTTGGTTCTTGATAATGTAGGATCTTGAGGGTGTATAAATAATTCtacaaaacatttattatactCATATCCCACTCAAGAACCAAACAGgtttaatttcattgattGTGAGTACCATAATAGCCTCTGTCTTCGTTTTGGAAGATAGGATAAACCACCATCCTGGCAGGTCTTGAACGAACCTCTCCCTCAGGGTTCTTAGCTAGACACTCATAGTACCCCCCGTCAGCTTCCTCAGTATTCTGCACCATTAACGTCCCATTTTCCATGAGCttatatttcttattatcaGGCACCAGCTCTCTATCCTCCTTCATCCACACTATTGAAGGCTCTTCGTCACTCTGCACTGAACACTTAAAGGTGGCAGTACCTCCAATTGTAATCTGGACATCTTCGGGGTTTTCCACAATTTTCGGAGGTTCTAAAAATCcctatttattaaaacaaaaaaagaaggaaatgCTTGAAAAGTGATACCGCAATGGAAATGGAAAGGTTCCATGTTGACTATACTCATGCCGTTCATTTCGGTGGGGAGGGCGCAACTCGCAGAGGCTTGCAAAGCAGCATGGTTGTTACTGAGCATGCGCGATAGCCAGGCTATTTTACAATCGCATACCAGCGCGTTGTGGTCAAGACGCAGTCTACGCAGCCTGGGAAGGTTGTGGAAGGCCCCGTGCGGAATTTGTTTGATACGATTGTTGTAGAGATACCTAAAATAGATTATTAAGTAGAGAAATGTTTACTGTATAAAAATAGAGTAAACTTACAAATGGTCTAGAGAAGGAAGGTCTGAGAAGGTAGGCGCCTCGATTTGGTGCAGCTCATTGCCTTGGAGGTACCTACAAGATTGGTGTATATGAGTTTTCATTGCTCATTAGGAATATAcgaataataacaaataaggCAGCATTTTTGTACCTCAAAGTAGGACAAAGTAGGTGTGAAATGTGGGTACCTCGAGTGAATTTAATCAGCAAAACGTGCAGAAAtgcaagtttttttaaatttagcgaGAAATTCAAACATTTGTTTGAATCTCTGAAGGCTCATGTGGTCAAAATGCGATAATAAACCATATTCCCACCAGATGTGCAGTGTTTATTGCACTACTTCCCCGACAGCTGCAACTTTTATCACCTACGTTTATTTGTCCGTCGGTCGTGATTTCTTTAAAGCAAACATCACGAGGTATGCGAGATCATGGAAACTAACACAAGACACAAACATACTCACAGCCTCTCGAGTCGTTTCATGTGTCTGAAAGTGCCGTTCTCAATGCTCGAAATCCTGTTCTTGTACAGGTACAAGTTGAGCATGTTGAAGAGGCCCGCGAAAGAGTCATTTTTAAGGGTGGTGAGGAAGTTGTTGTTAAGAAGCAGAGTGGCCATGGCTTGGTTCGTCTTGAAAAGCTTTCTGGGAAAGtctttgattttattgaaCCTCAAGtccctgaaaaaatatgttctaaGAATCATATGCGTCATTAGCtcttattatattatttgtcACGCAATATTGATCTAATAGAATTGGTACTAAGGGCGGGCCCTTCTCACATTTGGGACGCGTGATTGGGTTCCGATAGGTGTGGCGCTGCTGTTTAAGGCTTAATAGGACCATTGTTTAGTGATTGGATTCGTTATGGCCCTCAGTTGAATTTAGTGAAGATAAAGTGCGATGAACGTAGTTTCATGGATTTTTGTTCAGACACGAGATATAAAGCTTGGTTTAATGGGTACTTCGTGAGAACGGGATTAAGTCCGTTTTGGGTTCTTAAGGAGGTTCAATTCTTTGAGGAATTTGATGGGCAgccgaattaaaaaaatattacaagcAATTCACACAATTTATAGAAAGAGTGAACAGatttttatgcatttaaaTATGtgtgcatttaaaaattcttgaaagtTGCGTTAAACATAAAACATCCGTTAAGAGAGACAAATCCTACTAAATTTTAAGAGCAAAACAGACTTGATCTACCTACAAATTTCAGCGTGTTATTGGTTTTTCAAAAAGCAGTGATGTAAAAGGTTTGCGCTTGATACCATTAGAATATTATCTCAACCTTaaaaaaaaggcaatttttcaggtctttttttatacattttgaGGGCTACTTTGCCGACTACTATTGAATAagtcaataataattcttaaataatcggtaaatgcaaataaacaacaaacaatGAGAAGGGCCGCGTTTCAATGCAATGCCCAACAAAAGGTCAGCATTGACAAGCAAATTGATGTCGTTAATCATcagaagtaatttattttcatttgccAACTGATTTAGGACTTTCATTGTGATTGAATTCGAACTCaaataaacaatacaaaaatccAATCTCGACGATTTACttatgtgaaaatgttaaagttgGCTTACATCAATTCTTAAAAACATGATGGTTATTGCGtaaacacattatttttagataCTGAAATGGGCCGAGTGTTATactttaaagataaaaaaactaatgcCAGTTTCATAACAACAAATTGTTATAGAGTGTGTTGTTTTTAGAGTTCCCAAATGAGGGAACCAGAGGCGTAGCCCGGCTCTTTATCCCTGGCCGGATGTTACGCTTCGTAAACTCCAAATCGATTAATAGGTAAAGAGCGTCTAtaatagtaatttattaataagcgAATTAGCTCATTCTTTCCCACTGATACCACCAAAAACTTCGAAAAGACTTACAAAGTGACAGTCCTTTCGGACACTTGAGGAATTTTTTCTAAGTCCAATTTCATGCACCTGACAGTTTTTTTGAAACAGTAACACTCCTTTGGGCACTTCAAAGGGGAATAATTCCTGGTATGGCTTCGCACCCCCGACGCGATACAGCACAGGGAAAGTGCGGCGAGTACCACCGCTACTCGCATGGTGATAGTACCCACCCTAAATTTGCATGTTAATCTCCTACCGAAAACGGGTACTGTCTTCGCACGCGTGTGTGTTCTTAAGGCTTAGAGTCTAGACTCGCATATGCGGTACTGAGGCTGAGGCCAATCTGAGACTGTCCGAACTTGGAAAGTGAAATCGAGTTAAGCGCCGCGGATTGAGAGAAGAGATAGGAAGGAGTAAGGCTTCGACGGTATTTATAGCCGACAGGGGCGTGCGCCTACTTCAAGGCGTGCGGGAAAACTGAGATTTTGTTTGTAGAATCAGTGGCAGCCCATTGCAGTGTTTTTAATGACAATGGTGAATGCGTTACAAATTATAAGTCAGTTAGAATTATGGTGAGAAGCGTCGATCAATACTGTATGTACCAAATAATTCTAGACATAATGGCGGTTGTCgatacattttgaattaaaatttatgattaatcggtttaaatatttatgatatgAAGTAATTTAAGTGTcttcagaataaaattaattatttacttcaggagaatttaaaagtaattggTTCAAAAAGAATTGTTTATTACTTGATAATGGCGAGTGTGCCATCTGCTTCAACAAATATTGATCAAATTTATGGGGAAATCGGAGCAAAATAAGTTCTTATGTGTTGTCAGTGGTGGATGCGTCCTTTGTTTAAACTTTAGTATTGATTGActcattcaaatttataagcatttaccaaaaaaaaaacaatttatggaaaatactttatttagataattgaaaaagataTAACGTACAAAACACTGAATAATACATAACAACGAAGTAGAGTacaattgttattattaaaaacggTGGTAAAATCTTAAGTGTTTAGTAGTAGAAAAAGCAATATACACGGTGTGGTTGCCGTTATCTTACAAAACGTTAGAGGGCGCAACTGTTGAAATATTCCGTCTCCGGAAATTTTAGACCTATTTGATTTATACTGTGTCGCGCCCCGGTCTCACCGATCAATGTCACGTGTGTGTTTGTGATGAGAAAAAGACTAGAAGCAAGACAGTCATTATCTTAAAGGCAccattttcaatgttatttcAATATGTACACACGCGGCAGGATATAATAATAGGAAATATCTTcactaaaaaaactcaaaactaACTCAAAGAACACAATATTACTTTATCTCTTAATCACAGTTTTAAACTCTAAAatctaaacattttaaattaaaaaaataattatcacaaCAAACAGTTTAGTGATTGTTAAGGCTGTGTTGCCGCTCCGGCAAGGTGTGTCAACACTGCATTGCAGAAACATAACATGTCAATAAGTACAAAATTCCGATGGTAAAATCGCTACGTAAAATGGCAGTTTTCGGATAACCTAAAAAGGCATCAGCCTTTGGGCAGAAACCAGACGTCCACTAAGACATGTTATCGGTCAAAACAGCCCCTTTTCCTTCTTGAGGGATGTCTTTTTCCACGCCGGAAGGTTCTCAAATTCATCTTTGGACATGTGTAGGAGGTTCTGGAAATCTGAGTCGGAGAGGTATATTTCCAGTTGAGTAGGGTCCACGCCTTCGGGGAGAGGGCGCTGCAAGATTTCCGCCAAAGGATATGTGGTCCGGGATAGTAAAGCCAGTTCTCTTTGAAGAAGTAATTTGGAATTGTCCCTTTTGCCGTCCTaatcaaaaacattaatatttgttaaagaaattctACAAGCATTGCAAACCTGTAAATTGAGTTCCCGGACATCTGGTCTCACCTCCCACCTAGGGAAGA
Encoded here:
- the Pxn gene encoding peroxidasin, producing the protein MRVAVVLAALSLCCIASGVRSHTRNYSPLKCPKECYCFKKTVRCMKLDLEKIPQVSERTVTLDLRFNKIKDFPRKLFKTNQAMATLLLNNNFLTTLKNDSFAGLFNMLNLYLYKNRISSIENGTFRHMKRLERLYLQGNELHQIEAPTFSDLPSLDHLYLYNNRIKQIPHGAFHNLPRLRRLRLDHNALVCDCKIAWLSRMLSNNHAALQASASCALPTEMNGMSIVNMEPFHFHCEPPKIVENPEDVQITIGGTATFKCSVQSDEEPSIVWMKEDRELVPDNKKYKLMENGTLMVQNTEEADGGYYECLAKNPEGEVRSRPARMVVYPIFQNEDRGYYDTLRLATSPHTQSVTPGTQEVLLECRAVGYPAPTIIWSHNGRQLAASAKHQFLPNGSLRILNVEGSDHGTYRCEASNHNERVYAEADILIKVAPVFTVQPESVDIVAGASIKLQCVVSGTPQPVITWFKDDLEVLSNDERVFYNSDRSLLEVKNSEELDSGLYICEARNELGSREVSVKVKVSKFDSRPPKLVYKPYNIEALVGSTIELPCKASGDPNPGITWQKDGARMQRTGRFKVGLTGNLYIYKVSAEDQGRYECLANNEYGRVSASGYVTVRADPTLPTGGIANTGDKFIKIAFAEASREIDKAINNTIENFLHNKNPSASELFRIIRYPNAPARELARAAEVYERTLVNIRKHIGKIRLSMNNTKEFDYHEILSPEKLDLVARLSGCTAHRKTINCTDMCFHSKYRSIDGRCNNLQHPTWGSSLTAFRRVLKPIYEDGFGKPIGWEKERLYNGYRKPASRKVSTALISTKTITPDEEITHMVMQWGQFLDHDLDHALPSVSSESWDGIDCKKSCAYAAPCYPMDVPDDDPRISNRRCIDFVRTSAICGSGMTSIFFDTVQHREQINQLTSYIDGSMVYGYSEELAREIRDLDAPLGRLKEGPIFLDRKPLLPYAGGQGMDCRRNLSESDVNCFLAGDIRANEQSGLTAMHTIWMREHNRLAKELRILNPHWDSDMLYYEARKILGAAIQHITYKQWLQFVVGPEGMRQLGEYKEYDPLLNPSVSNVFATAALRFGHTLINPVLQRLDWNFSEIREGHLPLHSAFFSPWRIVEEGGIDPLLRGMYVVPAKKKLSRENLNTDLTERLFQTAHAVALDLAAMNIHRSRDHALPGYIAFRDFCNLPKVTDFADLYQQITDTEVIGKLKKLYGHPANIDVFVGGVLEDPVQGGRVGPLFRCLLLEQFRRLRDGDRFWYENPSVFKPEQLVQIKQYSLARVLCDNGDNITRITGDVFLLPELQGGLRSCEEIPHVDLKLWSECCSDCRYTGQLNTISRLNARSRRNVVEQESNQDLKSLKNKVEQLETKLEEVLRKFNEL